Proteins encoded in a region of the Gemmatimonadota bacterium genome:
- a CDS encoding FIST C-terminal domain-containing protein produces the protein ASEDGSVGETFQLCGDTVSSDAVSGALLSGQFTYTIGITQACQPVSPVHRVTKAHNNLILELDDRPAFEVFAERVSPQLRDDLRRAAAYIFVGLPVDAERQHIAPGEYVVRNLVGFDPERGIIAVADQIVEGQKLVFTLRDGNGARTDLKRELEAQDRSWPHSRPAFGLYFNCVGRGSGLYGIPDIDSSYINQYLADVPVIGFFTGCEIAPVQRQAIVHQYSGVLVLVGEKPLH, from the coding sequence GCGTCTGAGGACGGGAGTGTTGGTGAGACCTTCCAGTTGTGCGGAGACACGGTCAGCAGTGACGCCGTAAGTGGAGCGCTGCTGAGCGGCCAATTCACCTATACCATTGGCATCACCCAGGCCTGCCAACCGGTGAGTCCCGTGCATCGGGTTACGAAAGCCCACAACAATCTCATCCTTGAGCTTGACGATCGGCCGGCGTTTGAAGTCTTTGCCGAACGTGTGAGCCCCCAACTCCGCGATGATCTGCGTCGTGCCGCGGCCTATATCTTCGTTGGCCTGCCGGTCGACGCCGAACGCCAGCATATTGCCCCTGGCGAATATGTCGTGCGGAATCTCGTGGGCTTTGATCCGGAGCGCGGGATTATTGCGGTGGCGGACCAGATCGTCGAAGGCCAGAAGCTGGTCTTCACCCTGCGCGACGGGAACGGCGCACGGACCGACCTGAAACGCGAGCTGGAAGCCCAGGACCGGAGCTGGCCGCACAGCCGTCCGGCATTTGGCCTCTATTTCAACTGCGTCGGACGTGGCAGCGGGCTCTACGGGATTCCCGATATCGACTCTTCGTATATCAACCAATACCTGGCCGATGTGCCGGTTATCGGGTTTTTTACCGGCTGCGAGATCGCCCCCGTGCAGCGCCAGGCCATCGTCCACCAGTATTCCGGCGTCCTCGTCCTCGTTGGCGAGAAGCCGCTGCACTAA